The sequence CAAGACAAACTGTCACAATCCTTGGGTCGGGACATGTCAATAGATCACACAATGGCTTGATGCAACCTTGACTTGCCAGGAACCTATAGCAATGTTCATCACAACATATTGCAACCAAAGTAAGCATTATAAACACAAGTTTATAAAATAAAACCCATAAATCCCAAGTTTGTATATAATGCAGAAATAGAAGAAAGTTTCCCTAGCTTTAGACTGTAGGACCCAATACAtgcatccttttcaagtttttgtTGCCTTTAGTCTTTTTAACCTGATGGAAAAACCGTGTATTTTCTTACACCCAGAAATATCCCCCTAAAAGGTGAAATTGATGATACAGGAAATTCAAATGTAATAGTGAAGTGAAACCATACTGAATCTGCTCATGAGATCCTCCAGAAGTTGCATTGGAAATAGCCCATGCAGCTTCCTTCTTGATTTCAAATTCTGCATTCTGAAGAAGATTGACAAGAGGAGGAATAACGTTGGCCTCAATGACAGCCTGTAGCAATACCCATATTGGTCACGGACTTACGGTTGTTAAAATAGAAATGAAAACTGAAACTCACATAGTGAATTAGTAGAACACGTTAAAGCAATCAGAAATTGTTCACTTAATAGCAGTATTAGTAACTACTAACTTGCCACCATTATTGTTAATAATTTCATATCAATCACAGTTATTTCCAGGTAATTTTAGAATAATGCTACACATCCAAGTCTTTTTGTTAACCAAGTTGGTCTaacataacaaaaatcagttatgGCTAGCATTATTCCAAGTCTTATTGTTTAACTTGGTTCATAAAAAGACTTGGATGTGTAATAATAGGAACTCTTTTACTCCAGCACAAAATGCATGCACAAAAGAATAAACAAATTAATACCACCCGTTTCAACAAATGACCTTGTCCTTACTAGATAACATGAAGTCAAATCATATATGACCAATATCATGAAACGAAGATAAGAGTTGGGAACAAGCAAAGAAATTTTAGACTCCACTAATAAATGaatttattaataatagtaaaaaatatCACATGTAAAGTTCAAGCTCCCTATTAATCCCTCTTAAAGCAAGATAGATTTAGATATCCACCCTCGTTTTACCTGTATTTGAATTCTATTCCCAGCTGTGATATTTGATATCGTCCAACAAGCTTCTTTCCTGatgtttttcttgttattttgcgAAAGAAGTTGGTGAAGACAGGGGAGAACTCCTTTATCAATTACAAACTGAAATACATCGCTGATTTAGTCATAAGGAATTCAAGGCggtttaaaaaataatttggtaCTATTGTATGATCTTCAACCTTTATAATGAGATAGTATATATATGGAAAAATATACTAACATGATCCACACATGTACACACACTTGGCCTAGTAATTTACAAAGTTATAACTAGCTCAAGTCTATGAGATAATATGGCAAAAAGACTTTCTTAATAATCAGGAGATAAGCATTCTTTATACCTGAGTCTGAGCATCGTCACCGGTAACAATATTTCCTACAGTTCGAAGAGCAGGTATAAGAACTGTAGGTGATGGATGTCTGCCAAAAGGAACTTCAGTAAGCACAAGTAGTACAACAATACGAAAGTGAAAACAGAACAGAAAGATAGATGGAGTCAGTAACAGAACAGAAAGATAGATGGAGTCAGTGAGTCACCCATGAGTTTACAGAATACAGAGCGACACATAAGAAGTACGAAGGCATCAAATTAAAACTTTCAGAGGATGCTAAGCTTCAGAGAGCAGAGTAGCTTACAGCAAGAGCTCCACAAGTCTTGGGCATACTCCTATTTCAATTACAGCTTGAATTTTTTCATTTGGGCCATCTGAAAGGTAAGATAGAGCCCAGCACGCATCTGTTAGAACTTCTTCATCATTCAAGTAAATGAGCTCCCGAAGAACAGGCAAGGCAGGCTTTACCTGGTAGAGATCAAATCCAATCAATACTAGCACAATAGTACAGAAGACAAAATATCAACATCACATGAAAGGACGTAGAATAGTGGAAACAAATTCACAAGTGAGCTTCTTGTTAGTTATACAGGACCTCACAAGTCACAAGCAAGATTTTATGCAAATGTCCCCAACCTGTTCAAAGGGTGTTGGAGGCTTTCCACGGCAGAAATTAGACAAAGTCCATGTAGCATTCCTCAACATAGATGGTTTAGAATGTTGATTCAATTGAGACAGTAATGGCATGAGTGCACCATGACTTAGAACAAGATCCCTACAGTTTGGGGAGTCACCAGCAACATTACCCAAGGCCCATACTGCCTATTCAGCACAAGAGATAGTAAAAATTGTCAGAAAATAGAGAAGGCGCCTTTAtttcagaaaaaataaataagtaaataagagCTTGtgttattacataaaaaaaaggAATAAATTTTCTTCAAACTTCCATCTAATCAGTCATTAAGAcagtaaattttaaaatatttaaacatAAAATCTGGCCAAGAGTCTGAGTAAGACTCAACCTGTTCTCTAACGTCATCACTGCCAGAGCTCAGAAGCTGCACAAACAGGGGAACAGCACCATGTTTAATGACAACTCCTGTGTGCTCAGATGTTCCAGATGCAACATTTGTTAGAGCCCATGCAGCCTCAAACTGCATAGGGAACAATATTGGATCAGCCAGGATAAAACTTTTGCAAAGCAAGTAGAGAGCATTAGAGCAAGAATAAAAAGGTAGAGAAACACCCATACTTGCAACTGTGGTAGATCATGCCTTCCCAAAAACTCCACAAACCTAGGGACAACACCTGCCTTAATGACCTCATCAATTGGAGGGCTGCGTTCTAAACAGACCAGCCAATGAAAGTTAAAATTCATATGGGAATATCCAACAACAAGTGAGTACTGTACCAATAGATGCAGATAAGGCAATGACAATAGTCCAACAAAAGAATTACATATCAGAATTAGTGCCGTAATACGATTTAGACAGGATAATCATATTGTTTGATTTAAGTATAGGTGATACATGGTACACCACAAATTTATGAGAATGACAATTGCATTCATACCAATTGATAATAGCTTTCTAAACTGAGTAGTTGCTTCTAATTGTGCAGCTGGGTCNNNNNNNNNNNNNNNNNNNNNacccttttttttttcttttctcttttctgaCAGGACTGCCCTGAAGCCACTTTCATTTGAAGTATAGATCATCTGGTAAATCCCGGGCATCCTCTCAACTATAGGCAGGTTTATTAAGTAGCTTCTGCCCGAAAGTGCTTTGTAATAATGTACTAATAATGCCACAGTTAAAATGCAAGTACATAAAAAAATGCCCTAGTATCGTACATTTTGTGTCTATAAGACAAACACAAATCCGATCCAACTAGTACCACATCCTGATTCCGTTGTGGTCCTACGTCAACAAGTCACTACTCACTGCTCACAAAGATCTACAATTCGAGAAACTAATCCGTGATCACGTCTAAGATAACAAATATGATTCCTTCATTGGTTGTGCAAACAGAATCGAAACAGCGAAATTACGATCTACAATGTTAACATCGTGACAAAcgtaagattgaaattgattgtgaATCATATATACATACCCGGTTGGCGGGGAAGGAAGGAGAAGGGGCATGGTTATTGTTGTTACTGGGCAAATGAGGGTGAAGGAGAAGGCCCTCCCTTCGTTTCTTTAGAAGACTGTCCTCGCGCTTGTTCTTCCTGATCTCGACCAGGTTGTCCTCCCTCCGGCGACGAGCCTCGTCGGCGTCGACGCCGATCTTGTAGGACTTCTTCCTCGTCTCCGAGCGAGAGTTGGCACTCGGTCGCAGAgacattcttattattattattattactataatCTCTCTGGCTCCGTTGAATTTGAATGTTAAAGAATAAATCTTGAAATGGGGGTTATGTGCAGACCAAGTGTTTGAAGAAAGGATTGAGAGTGAGAGAGGGGGGTGTTGTGTTCAACTAACAAGAGCGAAGAGTGCGTGTGTTGTTCCCTCTCCCACGCAACCAATGCTGCTTCAAAATGCAACCAAATCCCTATTGTAACTCACTGCAAAAGTAAAGTTCAATCTAGCcagatattttaaaataaattcagCTCTTCTATTATTTTGTCTTGGCTAGTTGGCTTAAGTACCAATTTGTACGAAAGATTTCGCCCAGAANNNNNNNNNNNNNNNNNNNNNNNNNNNNNNNNNNNNNNNNNNNNNNNNNNNNNNNNNNNNNNNNNNNNNNNNNNNNNNNNNNNNNNNNNNNNNNNNNNNNNNNNNNNNNNNNNNNNNNNNNNNNNNNNNNNNNNNNNNNNNNNNNNNNNNNNNNNNNNNNNNNNNNNNNNNNNNNNNNNNNNNNNNNNNNNNNNNNNNNNNNNNNNNNNNNNNNNNNNNNNNNNNNNNNNNNNNNNNNNNNNNNNNNNNNNNNNNNNNNNNNNNNNNNNNNNNNNNNNNNNNNNNNNNNNNNNNNNNNNNNNNNNNNNNNNNNNNNNNNNNNNNNNNNNNNNNNNNNNNNNNNNNNNNNNNNNNNNNNNNNNNNNNNNNNNNNNNNNNNNNNNNNNNNNNNNNNNNNNNNNNNNNNNNNNNNNNNNNNNNNNNNNNNNNNNNNNNNNNNNNNNNNNNNNNNNGAATTAATTTTCAgcgtaataacaataataattaataattattcaattagtTTTCGTGTAACAATAATAATTTTGTTTACATTATATCATTTTTTAGTTAGTTGTTaggatttatattttaaattcaaatcaaagcCAATTAGGTTTTAGAAAATTCTAGCTAATAGTATTATACCTCTCTTGCTTAGTACAATTAATTActccttttaaatttttttatcttttttcgaTGACAATTTGTGTTCACAAAATTgctaatgagtaatagctcaaatgacatagtctccccatactcaattaagaggttgagggttcgagtctcctatttttggtaaaaaaaaaaatttgtgttcaCAAAATTGCGGAGATCAATCCTAAAGTTGATAATTTATATGTACGTATATAAGTGATAAGGTTATAAATACTAGTGAGTTACGAAAATTTTCCATTGCCATCTTGTATCTCAATTGTTTAGTACAATCAATTACTTTCTTTATATTTGCCTTATTTGAAAATTTTCTACCATTTTTCAATGGAAATTGGTATTCACAAAATTATTGAGAACAATTCCACCGTTAAGAATTTGTGTGTACATATACGAGTGATAAGGTTATGGAAAATTAGACactaccaaattaaaaaaaatttttattgccATACTCAATTGAGCTGGTTTGTCTCGATGAAGATATaaattttttgtcatttttttaattaatgttaaatttatattattgataTTTCAAATGTGTTTATTTATCATAATTTGCTATCCTTTTTAAGAGTGATCTCATTCCTAATTCCAGCAAGATATCCAATATTATTTAAAGttgattaaattaaaaaatatttattgtcaataaattagtttaaaAATTTCAGCCGAAATCATGAATGAGTTAAATAAATTTatcattgaatattttttttttaaacaataaacTTACCAACTAAATAGGTGTAATCGAATTCAAGAGTATTGAGAGTGTTAAAACTCACAAAACTAAATCCATGGAATACTTGACGATTTCGAAAGTCTCCGCACATCGATACATTGATTTAAGCTCACAAAACTATTCATTCTCTTAGCAAATTCATGAATCGAAACACAAAAATTTTCTTAACTGAGGNNNNNNNNNNNNNNNNNNCCcacaaaaatcaaagaacaaataaaaatgataaataaacacATTTGAAAGATCAATAATACAaatttaacattaattaaaaaatgacaaaaaaattcACATTTTCATCGAGGCAAACCATCTCAATTGAACATAGCAATAGAGAATTTTTTTAGCTCAGTTGTGTTCAACTATTCATAACCTTATCACTCGTATATGTACACACAAATTTTTAAGCGTAGTCAATAATTTTCTGAATACcaacttttattaaaaaaaagtagaGAAATTTTAAATAAGGCGAATATAAAGGAAGTAATTGATTGTACTAAACAATTGAGACACAAGATGACAATGAAAAATTTTCGTAACTCGGTAGTGTCTATAACCTTATCACTCGTATATGTATACACAAATTATCAACTTTAGGATTGATCTCAACAATTTTGTGAACACGAATTATcattgaaaaaaatagaaaaaatttaaaagaagtaATTAATTGTACTAAACAAGAGAGGTACGATGCTATACATCTCTAATTCGTATTTTTATAATTGGCTCATAGTTAAAATTTTCTAAAACCTAATTGGCTTTGATTTGAGTTTAAAATATAAATCCTAACAACTAATTAAAAAATGATATAATGTaaacaaaattattatttttacacaaaaactaattgaataattattaattattattgttattacgtGAAAACTAATTCGCACTTAGTTATAAATCCTAAGTGATAAAACTAATTTGCATTTAGTTCAAAAGATGCTAAaagtatatttttaattattatttaaatagaattattattttattaaaaaatttaaaaaaaaattagtgaacAACCTAAGGTCCTAAACAAAGAATAATTAATTCTAAACTATAATGCTAATAGTTTAGAATATTAATTCTTGAATAGTGGTGGGAGTCAAGTAATAAATGAAGCCCTAATTTATTTGTTTTGTCATACACACATGACACACTCACTCAGTTATTGCTGGGCACTGGATTTAGTGTGACTCTTTGGACAAATATATTTGTCATTCTTACGCATAATNNNNNNNNNNNNNNNNNNNNNNNNNNNNNNNNNNNNNNNNNNNNNNNNNNNNNNNNNNNNNNNNNNNNNNNNNNNNNNNNNNNCAAATTTATGTGCATGGGGACTGGGAGAGAATGGtgaacccttttttttttaactagaaTAGAGAAAATCTAATGTATTACAAGAGAAGAGCTGAGAACCAGAAGAGTATCCCTTTCTCATGGGCTCATGGCTGGCCCTTCCTTCCCTACAACCGAAGATGATGTAATGAAGGGTTAAGGGAGTGGTGGGCAATCCATGTGAGTATTGGGCCCATTATACCCAATGTCCTCTATAACCGTTCAAAGAGTCCACGTGTGGTAACTCACACTTCGGGCCCAATCCATGTACGTTATTGTTGTGTTTGTTAATTGTTATATTCGTTTGTTTCACACCCCTTACTCCCTTAGCCCTCTCTGTGTTTCTTTCCCAGTTCCCAATTCCCACTTAGATTGTGATTGTTGATTAAAAAATAGGGTTAACATTTTTAAGCACCTTCACCTTCACCTTCTCATATGCGGATACATAATGAGTTCTTAAATATTGTATAAATTATGACTCAAGTTCAACTCTTTTTGCATATTATTAATAACATCACTTGTTCGATGCTAAAGAATAAAGATATAGCTAATAGCTAAATATTATAACAATCCCATCAAATCCTCTTTAATCAGACAACAGAGATGGAAAAACACCTAAATTATGATGCTTAATTAGGCTCCAAAGTgagcatataaatatataatcaCTTGGTAAACTATCTATAATGGGATAAAATCATGTGTAATTTGAAACTATGACACCAATAGTGATCAACAtggaaatcttttttttttttttatatatattaaattacgAAAAAGCATGGATTCGTAGTAACCAATGGTCCCATTTACCATATTAAGGAGTTCAACACCACATGATCACATATATGTCTAATGGACCATATTTGAAAGAACATACCTGAATTAAACTCTCTTGTACCTAATTGTTGTGCTACTTTAGGGATCGGAATAGGCTAAGAAAGGACGATGCATATCACCAGGTTCGTTACATGTAGCTGCGTTTTTTGCCTTTTTTGGTGGGTTATTGCTATGATTGGGTTGCCGTTAAAAGTTAAAACTCGAAATGCACActgattattcattttttttcttccagATGCATTATTTTTTGTTGATCGAATGGTGCGTGTTGATGGCCTTATTATGGTAATAACAAAAATACAGGAATAATATGCTTCATGatatattgtgaataattttgttagtaattaatattattttagatAACTATTCATAGTTAAAATAATATTGGATAAAACatattttttgtttctaaaatttgtcaaaaattttaaaaatatttttaagtattattttatttttattttatctcataatttatGATTTGTATCAAATGTACCTAGCAGttaaattttcaataattttaaaaCCAATCTAGCAATAATACTTTATAATTATGAGCCAGAATTTTGTGCCTCGCTTGCTTGTGTTGAAAGTTCTTTTTGTGAAGTCATTGCTGAATTAGGAACTTCTTGAAAAATTAATTGCCATGAGTATATTTGATGtagacaaaaaattttaaaataattaaaataaaataaaacttagaatatttttaaaatttttaacaaattttaaaaacaatatTTTACTGTTTTAAACTGGTTAAATAATGCTAAAAAATCACACCAATTTGACCCACTAATCGGTTCTTTAACCAATTTGTTAACAACTAATTTTTTTGTGTGTTAAACCGACCGGTTCCATTCGATTCTTAGAACCATAATAAATACTACCCCAACAATTATTGTCTTGTTCACAACTATTTTAACTAGAATTTATGGGAAGGTGATGGGGTGGCACATTAACATGGGGGAGGAGGATGTCATTATGTGGAAGTATTGACAGTTGTATTCTGAAGCTAAGGTTGCATGCGTGCCAGCCCCTTATAAGGAAAACAGCCCACACAGGCGTGGGGTACCTCCAACCCTCATTTGTCTCTTCCTCTTCCATCAAAATTAAACCAAATTCACCAGTCTCTTCCTTAAAATGTGCCATGTTTCCAATTAAAGTATTAAACTATTCTTTGCACTTATTTTTCATTTGATAAAtgtaaatttcatttaaaaataaaaatgctctatctaataaattaaaattatattccAATTCAATATTCAAAGTATAGTCATGTAAAcgtttctatttatttaattttttttttctcttaggtCTCATAGTCACATGCAAGCCACTGTAGGAGGAATGGGGGCGTTCAAGGGTTCGGTGCCCCCTATGGCCCTTGATATTGCGGGGCCACCTACCCACATGATTCATTAGCCTCTTTCAAAGTTTCTCTATTCTTGGTCCTAACTTTTAAATGTGGGGTTCTTATTTCTCTCTCTCAAATATCCAAAATTGTCATAGCATCCTTGCCATTTCACCTTGATTACTCTATGTTGTGTATGAATCCATACCATTGCaacaaaaactaattaaaaatatgcaaattaCCGTTAGAATCCTCTGACTACACTGAATACAGTTAATGGCTCTTTTATTTGTAACTGATCTTACAAGCCAGTCTAAGCAAGATGTTATTATTAACTAGAACAGTTTGTAAATCCAAAGATGATGGAGAACTGAATGAGATTACGGTAACATATGCGTATGAAGCACTGAATTATCCTTTTTCTAGTTAGAATTTTGCTATCTTGTGTAATAACACCAtacattaaaattataaattaaaaaaattattattaaaaatataaaaaatttatacttttaatatatttggtttttatttattaaaaaatttaaaattttatactgTGGATAATCTTATTATGTattcttaaaagttaaaacacaTGTTAACTAAACCTTATTAACCTTATTNNNNNNNNNNNNNNNNNNNNNNNNNNNNNNNNNNNNNNNNNNNNNNNNNNNNNNNNNNNNNNNNNNNNNNNNNNNNNNNNNGAAAGGGTTCTTTTTTAAAAACACGTATTAGCTAAATATTTAATTCAGATGGAATATAAACTAGTCATCCGTACGGCACTGCGTCTCTGATCTTGATTGATCACTGCCTCACTGCTACCatttttcctttttagttttcaAAGAAAAGGATATCAAAGCTTAGCCCCAAATCCGTGTGGTGTGTATAATATGCTTATAGGCAGTGAGTCAGTGACCATGGATGtggattatattatatatttatttacttttctaaAAGTTTGATGCATGCATTATTGCATTTTCAGAACCATGGTAAATTGTACTCCTTCAACATGAGACAGTGGAAGGCCTAAAGATCTGACCAGGTTCAGGACTCAAATCCCCCTCCCCCTCCCCAAATTAaccacattcatagttttatttggaattctaaattattttagtaCATGAATTTTTAATCTCATGCATACAACTCAAGTGAAGTCTCTGATTACTAACAAAAGTTCAGTGACTTATCCAAATCACAATTTGGTGTCAGTGTGTCACATATGCTATACAGCACAATTAATCAAAATGTATACAATATTTCCATGGGGTTGAGAGGTCAAGCACATTTACAATTGGAAAAGTCTAGGAGCCAGCAATTTTatcaaattctggccagcatgtaaccatcaAACaagagtgagccattggatgaaatctcacattaatctcacaccattaaaagtctcattgatggctatttgatggctataaatcccaaatgttgctggcccctagcattctCTTTAcaattattatattttgataaaaaaaaagattagaTTGTGTTTCAAACACATTTTGTGTGAGACGCTGGAAGGCGAAAGTGTCACTCAAGACACAAGAGAAGTAAGAACGAAACAAACTACTTCTCTTTGATAAGGTTTTCAGTTTATCGTTTGTTGAGaataacaataatattaataaactCAGGAAGAATAATTTTGGAAGAATGCAATTCAAGAATTCAACGACTCGTAGAAATCTTAATaaaagcattaaaaaaaaaaagcattagCAACCCTATGAAAATTTCAAGCAGTAATGGACGCAAACACTTTTAATTTAATTAGCCGAGacgataaaaataaaaagaagaagaaaaatagaaaagcaaagtGGCGATGATGGAAAGTAGAAGATCGAAAAAAACGCATCATATACACTGAAAATTACACGACTCTGAAACCCATGCATTCTGAGTAAATGCTCTAAAATCTTAAATTTTACTTATGAGATAAATGAGATAAANNNNNNNNNNNNNNNNNNNNNNNNNCTGAGTACGAACTAAACCTGCCATTCACATGCATTttacattgttttttttttttggggtgcATTAAAAAGCTGCAGCACTGCCTTTTTTACAACCTTTAATTAAACtaagttattttaatttttattataaattattataaatttttataaaataatttaataaaaactacttaaatacaaaaaataaatttaaaaccaATTTAATTCAATAGAAATTTGACGACTAATTTAACTCATACATA is a genomic window of Arachis ipaensis cultivar K30076 chromosome B06, Araip1.1, whole genome shotgun sequence containing:
- the LOC107645959 gene encoding importin subunit alpha-4 (The sequence of the model RefSeq protein was modified relative to this genomic sequence to represent the inferred CDS: added 42 bases not found in genome assembly), whose translation is MSLRPSANSRSETRKKSYKIGVDADEARRRREDNLVEIRKNKREDSLLKKRREGLLLHPHLPSNNNNHAPSPSFPANRLEGIPVMVQRVWSDDPAAQLEATTQFRKLLSIERSPPIDEVIKAGVVPRFVEFLGRHDLPQLQFEAAWALTNVASGTSEHTGVVIKHGAVPLFVQLLSSGSDDVREQAVWALGNVAGDSPNCRDLVLSHGALMPLLSQLNQHSKPSMLRNATWTLSNFCRGKPPTPFEQVKPALPVLRELIYLNDEEVLTDACWALSYLSDGPNEKIQAVIEIGVCPRLVELLLHPSPTVLIPALRTVGNIVTGDDAQTQFVIDKGVLPCLHQLLSQNNKKNIRKEACWTISNITAGNRIQIQAVIEANVIPPLVNLLQNAEFEIKKEAAWAISNATSGGSHEQIQFLASQGCIKPLCDLLTCPDPRIVTVCLEGLDNILKVGEADKEMGHNGGINIFAQMVDECEGLDKIENLQTHDNNEIYERAVKILERYWAEDELEVEQSQNGGDGTQQGFSFGTNHPTLPPGGFNFG